A single genomic interval of Symphalangus syndactylus isolate Jambi chromosome 18, NHGRI_mSymSyn1-v2.1_pri, whole genome shotgun sequence harbors:
- the LOC129467540 gene encoding LOW QUALITY PROTEIN: BOS complex subunit NOMO3-like (The sequence of the model RefSeq protein was modified relative to this genomic sequence to represent the inferred CDS: inserted 3 bases in 2 codons; substituted 2 bases at 2 genomic stop codons), translating into MLVGQGAGPPGRAVVAAAVVLLLSGVRQAHGPEDIVVDCGGFVKSDVXINYSLIEIKLYTKHGTLKYQTDCAPNNGYFMIPLYDKGDFILKIEPPLGWSFEYASTTVRVTNSNANAASLLIVAGYNVSGSVXSDGEPMKRVKFLLCSSLVTKEDVLGCNVSPVPGFQPQDESLVYLCYTVSREDGSFSFCSLPSGSYTVIPFYRGGRITFDVAPSRLDFTVEHDSLKIEPVFHVMGFSVTGRVLNGPKGDGVPEAVVTLNNQIKVQLKADGSFRLENITTGTCTIHAQKEHLYFETVTIKIAPNTPQLADIIATGFSVCGQISIIRFPDTVKQMSKYKVVLXQDKDKSLVTVETDAHGSFCFKAKPGTYKVQVMVREAETRAGLTLKPQMFPLTVTDRPVMDVAFVQFLASVSGRVSCLDKISLDNTCGDLLVTLQSLSRQGEKRSLQLSGKVSSMTFTFDNVLPGKYKISIMHEDWCWKNKSLEVEVLEDDVSAVEFRQTGYMLRCSLSHAITLEFYQDGSGRENVGIYNLSKGVNRFCLSKPGVYKVTPRSCHRFEQAFYTYDTSSPSILTLTAIRHRVVGTITTDKMMDVTVTIKSSIDSEPALVLGPLKSVQELRREQQLAEIEARRQEREKNGKEEDEERMTKPPVPEMVDELQGPFSYDFSYWARSGEKITVTPSSKELLFYPPSMEAVVSGESCPGKLIKIHGKAGLFLEGQIHPELEGVEIVISEKGASSPXIAVFTDDKGAYSVGPLHSDLEYTVTSQKEGYVLTVVEGTIGDFKAYALAGVSFEIKAEDDQPLPGVLLSLSGGLFRSSLLTQDNGILTFSNLIHVPGKTIKASGAFGYLMGRLNISVVNCHFQCMFSGCFPIQEG; encoded by the exons ATGCTGGTGGGCCAGGGCGCGGGGCCGCCGGGGCGCGCGGTGGTCGCCGCCGCGGTGGTGCTGCTGCTGAGCGGCGTGAGGCAGGCGCACGGCCCGGAGGACATCGTGGTGGACTGCGGTGGCTTCGTCAAGTCGGACGTTTAGATCAACTACTCGCTCATCGAG ataAAGCTGTACACCAAGCATGGGACTTTGAAATACCAGACAGACTGTGCCCCTAATAATGGTTACTTTATGATCCCTTTGTATGATAAG gggGATTTCATTCTGAAGATTGAGCCTCCCCTAGGGTGGAGTTTTG AATAT GCAAGCACGACAGTGCGTGTAACCAACTCCAATGCCAATGCAGCCAGTCTCCTCATAGTTGCTGGCTACAATGTGTCTGGCTCTGTCTGAAGTGATGGGGAGCCCATGAAAAGGGTGAAGTTTCTTCTCTGTTCTTCTTTAGTAACTAAAGAG GATGTCCTGGGCTGCAATGTCTCACCAGTGCCTGGGTTCCAGCCCCAAGACGAGAGTCTGGTGTATTTGTGCTACACGGTCTCCAGAGAAGATGGCTCATTCTCCTTCTGTTCATTGCCAAGTGGGAGCTACACTGTG ATTCCGTTCTATCGAGGGGGGAGGATTACCTTTGATGTGGCACCTTCCAGACTTGACTTCACAGTGGAGCATGACAGCCTGAAAATCGAG cCCGTGTTCCACGTCATGGGATTCTCCGTCACCGGGAGGGTCTTGAACGGACCCAAAGGAGATGGTGTTCCAGAAGCAGTAGTCACCCTGAATAACCAAATCAAAG tacagtTAAAAGCTGATGGCTCATTCCGCCTTGAGAACATAACCACAGGGACATGCACCATCCATGCTCAGAAAGAGCACCTCTACTTTGAAACGGTCACCATCAAAATTGCACCGAACACACCTCAGCTGGCTGACATTATTGCAACAGG GTTCAGTGTCTGTGGTCAGATATCAATCATTCGCTTCCCCGACACCGTCAAGCAGATGAGTAAATACAAAGTTGTCCT TCAAGACAAGGACAAGTCTTTGGTCACCGTGGAGACGGATGCTCATGGatcattttgttttaaagcaaAACCAGGGACTTACAAAGTTCAG GTGATGGTTCGTGAGGCAGAGACCAGAGCAGGGCTGACGTTGAAACCCCAGATGTTTCCTCTTACTGTGACCGACAGGCCCGTGATGGATGTGGCCTTTGTACAGTTCTTGGCATCAGTTTCTGGGAGAGTCTCTTGTTTGGATAAGATATCACTGGACA ACACCTGCGGTGACTTGCTGGTGACTCTACAGTCCCTGAGCCGCCAGGGTGAGAAGCGGAGCCTCCAGCTCTCCGGCAAGGTCAGCTCCATGACTTTCACCTTTGACAACGTGCTCCCTGGAAAATACAAAA TAAGCATCATGCATGAGGATTGGTGCTGGAAGAACAAGAGTCTGGAGGTGGAAGTGCTAGAGGATGACGTGTCTGCAGTTGAGTTCAGGCAGACGGGCTACATGCTGAGATGTTCCCTGTCTCACGCCATCACTCTG GAATTTTATCAGGATGGAAGTGGACGTGAGAATGTGGGGATTTACAACCTCTCCAAAGGAGTCAACCGATTCTGCCTGTCCAAGCCTG GTGTGTACAAAGTGACCCCTCGCTCCTGCCACCGGTTTGAGCAAGCGTTCTACACCTATGACAC GTCTTCACCTAGTATCTTGACATTGACAGCCATTCGCCACCGTGTCGTTGGAACTATCACCACCGACAAAATGATGGATGTCACTGTGACTATCAA GTCGTCCATCGACAGTGAACCCGCCTTGGTCTTAGGCCCTCTGAAGTCTGTGCAGGAGCTGCGGAGGGAGCAGCAGCTGGCGGAGATCGAGGCCCGCaggcaggagagggagaagaaCGGCAAAGAGGAAGACGAAGAAAGAATGACCAAGCCTCCCGTGCCGGAGATGGTAGATGAGTTACAAGGCCCCTTCTCATATGATTTCTCTTACTGGGCACG gtCTGGAGAGAAAATCACTGTTACACCATCATCTAAAGAGCTGCTCTTTTATCCCCCTTCAATGGAAGCCGTTGTCAGTGGAG AAAGCTGCCCAGGGAAGCTGATCAAGATCCATGGGAAGGCAGGCCTGTTTTTAGAAGGCCAGATCCACCCCGAGTTGGAAGGAGTCGAGATTGTCATCAGTGAAAAGGGGGCAAGTTCAC CGATCGCAGTCTTTACTGATGACAAAGGTGCCTACAG TGTCGGCCCCCTGCACAGTGACCTGGAGTACACGGTGACCTCACAGAAGGAGGGCTATGTTCTGACTGTGGTGGAAGGAACCATCGGAGACTTCAAGGCCTATGCCCTGGCAGGCGTAAGCTTTGAG